A stretch of the Drosophila sulfurigaster albostrigata strain 15112-1811.04 chromosome 2L, ASM2355843v2, whole genome shotgun sequence genome encodes the following:
- the LOC133850957 gene encoding uncharacterized protein LOC133850957 isoform X2, which yields MRKEQKEVFPYTEGLTPYNVIRMQNVKTYKYRKDEMYPSIRPPVSQCGAVETAEWLADAMEVSGLERPLWNHNQPECLKGESFIQEPSKSNEKRFNLCKTPRLPRREMKLTAAQRQLDWNKLTPTDLMRMQNCRTFDYHPCERYPTIRPPISECSPLQTAEWLSDAVEASGCNRLFDMQTDDIVEVWKRSPGKETLGFYGVGAGIQKPEAIEFNQVISKCLNKVSNVKPIAPIPKKPVCQEPQIQLKLPTKARGPFILNRPLLTSKITRMPTVQKKLYASNAYTWLHCPRPPPTQQPFAGDSPGVGLRAALDMEKPAKKPKRGLRRKHPYCELQCGIVESKCTEYEWRKYKEDPVAYEEAFKREMAEMRPEIDPEPQNYDELYAQLVSCFEKSPYRDPLKKAYIKCCDANAFADDDAGFGGGAGGGGAGGGGAGGESGKGKGKDKGKGKGKGEDDEDSWDSDEGKDVGGFGIEGYGEDDGDGTGVGGKGGKGDKDGKGDKDGQGDGKGDGKGDGKGDGKGDGKGDGKGDGAGGGKEDGKGGGKGKGDKDKDKGKGKGDGGKGDGGKGDGGKGGGKKPGGGGKKPGTGGKKPGDSSSQTELPHEGSSFTNPSNVSKKSSKLSNDSHKKKPKPQKAKPPKYSKPVMVTETDISKDCPCEVCQFMKRRQKEPDSPLIRQLKREEKRREQRDYLKRMCHRQYIKLKYPDYPAPAHRCDAIEFDNCFCSNPKIGEYCDCLNAMQELQKLLGPKHCIVNNELLFNVTDLKDRICRRLCECL from the exons ATGCGCAAAGAGCAAAAGGAAGTCTTTCCATACACTGAAGGCCTTACTCCATACAATGTAATACGAATGCAGAATGTCAAGACCTACAAATATCGCAAAGATGAAATGTATCCGAGCATCAGGCCACCAGTTTCGCAATGCGGCGCAGTAGAAACTGCGGAATGGCTGGCGGATGCCATGGAAGTGAGTGGCCTGGAGCGTCCGCTATGGAATCACAATCAACCAGAATGCCTCAAGGGTGAAAGCTTTATTCAAGAACCGTCGAAATCCAATGAGAAGCGATTCAATTTGTGCAAAACTCCCAGATTGCCCAGAAGAGAGATGAAACTCACAGCTGCGCAAAGGCAATTGGACTGGAATAAACTCACGCCCACAGACTTGATGCGAATGCAGAACTGCCGCACATTTGACTATCACCCCTGTGAAAGGTATCCCACCATAAGGCCACCAATATCCGAGTGTAGTCCACTGCAGACTGCCGAGTGGCTGTCGGATGCAGTCGAAGCGAGTGGCTGCAATCGACTGTTTGATATGCAGACCGATGATATCGTTGAGGTTTGGAAACGTAGTCCAGGAAAAGAAACACTTGGCTTTTACGGCGTGGGAGCTGGCATACAGAAGCCTGAGGCTATAGAGTTCAATCAAGTGATTTCCAAGTGCCTCAATAAAGTCAGCAATGTAAAACCAATAGCACCTATACCGAAAAAGCCAGTATGCCAAGAGCCACAGATACAGCTGAAGCTGCCGACGAAAGCTCGCGGACCATTTATATTAAATCGTCCACTGTTGACATCGAAGATCACTAGGATGCCGACTGTGCAGAAAAAGCTGTACGCTAGCAATGCCTACACCTGGCTTCACTGTCCCCGTCCCCCGCCAACACAGCAACCCTTTGCTGGAGATTCGCCTGGAGTCGGCCTGAGAGCTGCTCTTGATATGGAAAAACCAGCGAAAAAGCCAAAGCGTGGATTGCGTCGTAAGCATCCGTATTGTGAGCTGCAATGTGGCATTGTTGAGAGCAAATGCACGGAATACGAATGGAGGAAATACAAAGAGGATCCGGTGGCATATGAAGAGGCCTTCAAGCGAGAGATGGCAGAGATGCGGCCAGAAATTGATCCCGAGCCGCAGAACTACGATGAGTTGTATGCACAATTGGTTTCGTGCTTTGAGAAGTCGCCTTACCGGGATCCACTTAAGAAGGCATACATAAAGTGCTGCGATGCGAATGCATTTGCCGATGACGATGCTGGCTTCGGTGGAGGTGCAGGCGGTGGTGGTGCAGGTGGTGGAGGAGCAGGCGGTGAAAGTGGCAAAGGTAAAGGGAAAGataaaggaaaaggaaaaggcaAAGGTGAAGACGATGAAGACTCATGGGATTCAGATGAAGGCAAAGATGTAGGTGGATTTGGTATAGAGGGCTATGGAGAGGATGATGGTGATGGTACGGGAGTAGGTGGTAAGGGTGGGAAGGGTGATAAAGATGGGAAGGGTGATAAAGATGGTCAAGGCG ATGGCAAAGGAGATGGCAAAGGAGATGGCAAAGGAGATGGCAAAGGAGATGGCAAAGGCGATGGAAAGGGAGATGGTGCAGGCGGCGGAAAAGAAGATGGCAAGGGAGGCGGTAAAGGTAAAGGAGATAAGGACAAAGACAAAGGTAAAGGCAAAGGAGATGGTGGCAAAGGCGATGGTGGCAAAGGCGATGGTGGCAAAGGCGGTGGAAAAAAACCAGGAGGAGGCGGAAAAAAGCCCGGCACCGGTGGAAAAAAGCCTGGTGATTCATCTTCTCAAACTGAACTACCACACGAAGGTAGCTCTTTCACAAATCCTTCTAATGTGTCCAAGAAGTCCTCCAAATTATCAAATGATTCACataaaaagaaaccaaaaccaCAAAAGGCCAAGCCTCCAAAATATTCTAAGCCTGTCATGGTAACTGAGACTGATATCTCAAAAGATTGCCCTTGCGAAGTTTGTCAGTTTATGAAACGGCGCCAGAAAGAGCCAGATTCACCGCTGATTCGCCAGCTAAAGCGTGAGGAGAAAAGACGGGAGCAACGTGATTATTTAAAGCGCATGTGTCATCGCCAAtacatcaaattgaaatatccAGATTATCCAGCTCCTGCCCATAGATGCGATGCTATTGAATTTGACAACTGCTTCTGCAGCAATCCAAAGATTGGTGAATATTGTGATTGTCTGAATGCCATGCAGGAACTGCAGAAATTGTTGGGTCCCAAGCATTGTATTGTGAACAATGAACTCTTGTTTAATGTGACGGATCTTAAGGATCGCATCTGTCGTCGTCTATGTGAGTGTCTTTAG
- the LOC133850963 gene encoding uncharacterized protein LOC133850963 has protein sequence MQTEKQDLDYPPTEVDWTQVTPYDVIRHQNCKTARFLNKETYPSIRPPVSMCSNVQTMEWLADAVEENGCARPFGSEQNDDVLEVWKQSPNKHTLAFYGILSDIPNPEAVKFNATMSKCLNKVNGIEDEKKQKGMKGLDSPKKAKKPKGPYVLNRGELKSMIDKMPTIQRKLNSKNALSWLHCPEPEDPEFPFINDGQTIPLNSALDMEKPVRKPKQGLRRKHPYCEMQCGLPGNKCTELEWMKYKNDPVPYEVAFALEMSETTDEPDPEPRNYDELYTHLVGCFQKSSDKSAACKTYAKCCRRPSKRKMNQGCGEHVPSSTRIDTDKSIE, from the coding sequence ATGCAGACCGAAAAACAGGATCTGGATTATCCCCCTACAGAGGTGGATTGGACCCAAGTCACGCCTTACGATGTGATACGACACCAGAACTGCAAGACAGCAAGATTTCTAAACAAGGAGACTTATCCCAGCATTCGACCTCCGGTGTCGATGTGCAGCAATGTCCAGACCATGGAATGGCTGGCTGATGCTGTTGAAGAGAATGGCTGTGCGAGACCCTTTGGATCGGAGCAGAACGATGATGTGTTGGAGGTGTGGAAACAGAGTCCCAACAAGCATACTCTGGCATTTTATGGGATTCTCTCGGACATTCCCAATCCAGAAGCAGTCAAGTTTAATGCAACAATGTCCAAGTGCCTTAACAAGGTCAATGGCATCGAGGAtgagaagaaacaaaaaggCATGAAAGGATTAGACTCTcccaaaaaggcaaaaaagccaaaaggaCCCTACGTGCTCAATCGAGGCGAATTGAAGTCAATGATCGATAAGATGCCTACGATTCAGCGTAAGCTAAACTCGAAGAATGCACTCTCTTGGCTGCACTGTCCTGAGCCCGAAGACCCCGAGTTCCCTTTCATAAACGATGGTCAAACTATTCCTCTCAACAGTGCTCTCGACATGGAGAAACCAGTGCGGAAGCCAAAACAAGGCTTACGACGCAAACATCCTTATTGCGAGATGCAATGCGGACTTCCCGGTAATAAATGCACCGAGCTGGAATGGATGAAATACAAGAACGATCCTGTACCCTATGAAGTTGCATTCGCTTTAGAAATGAGTGAGACGACTGATGAACCCGATCCGGAGCCAAGAAACTACGATGAACTTTACACTCATCTTGTCGGATGCTTTCAGAAGAGCAGCGACAAATCGGCTGCTTGTAAAACCTACGCAAAGTGCTGTAGGAGGCCTTCGAAACGTAAAATGAACCAAGGTTGTGGGGAGCATGTTCCAAGCTCGACTCG
- the LOC133850957 gene encoding uncharacterized protein LOC133850957 isoform X1, giving the protein MRKEQKEVFPYTEGLTPYNVIRMQNVKTYKYRKDEMYPSIRPPVSQCGAVETAEWLADAMEVSGLERPLWNHNQPECLKGESFIQEPSKSNEKRFNLCKTPRLPRREMKLTAAQRQLDWNKLTPTDLMRMQNCRTFDYHPCERYPTIRPPISECSPLQTAEWLSDAVEASGCNRLFDMQTDDIVEVWKRSPGKETLGFYGVGAGIQKPEAIEFNQVISKCLNKVSNVKPIAPIPKKPVCQEPQIQLKLPTKARGPFILNRPLLTSKITRMPTVQKKLYASNAYTWLHCPRPPPTQQPFAGDSPGVGLRAALDMEKPAKKPKRGLRRKHPYCELQCGIVESKCTEYEWRKYKEDPVAYEEAFKREMAEMRPEIDPEPQNYDELYAQLVSCFEKSPYRDPLKKAYIKCCDANAFADDDAGFGGGAGGGGAGGGGAGGESGKGKGKDKGKGKGKGEDDEDSWDSDEGKDVGGFGIEGYGEDDGDGTGVGGKGGKGDKDGKGDKDGQGGGKGDGKGDGKGDGKGDGKGDGKGDGKGDGKGDGKGDGKGDGAGGGKEDGKGGGKGKGDKDKDKGKGKGDGGKGDGGKGDGGKGGGKKPGGGGKKPGTGGKKPGDSSSQTELPHEGSSFTNPSNVSKKSSKLSNDSHKKKPKPQKAKPPKYSKPVMVTETDISKDCPCEVCQFMKRRQKEPDSPLIRQLKREEKRREQRDYLKRMCHRQYIKLKYPDYPAPAHRCDAIEFDNCFCSNPKIGEYCDCLNAMQELQKLLGPKHCIVNNELLFNVTDLKDRICRRLCECL; this is encoded by the coding sequence ATGCGCAAAGAGCAAAAGGAAGTCTTTCCATACACTGAAGGCCTTACTCCATACAATGTAATACGAATGCAGAATGTCAAGACCTACAAATATCGCAAAGATGAAATGTATCCGAGCATCAGGCCACCAGTTTCGCAATGCGGCGCAGTAGAAACTGCGGAATGGCTGGCGGATGCCATGGAAGTGAGTGGCCTGGAGCGTCCGCTATGGAATCACAATCAACCAGAATGCCTCAAGGGTGAAAGCTTTATTCAAGAACCGTCGAAATCCAATGAGAAGCGATTCAATTTGTGCAAAACTCCCAGATTGCCCAGAAGAGAGATGAAACTCACAGCTGCGCAAAGGCAATTGGACTGGAATAAACTCACGCCCACAGACTTGATGCGAATGCAGAACTGCCGCACATTTGACTATCACCCCTGTGAAAGGTATCCCACCATAAGGCCACCAATATCCGAGTGTAGTCCACTGCAGACTGCCGAGTGGCTGTCGGATGCAGTCGAAGCGAGTGGCTGCAATCGACTGTTTGATATGCAGACCGATGATATCGTTGAGGTTTGGAAACGTAGTCCAGGAAAAGAAACACTTGGCTTTTACGGCGTGGGAGCTGGCATACAGAAGCCTGAGGCTATAGAGTTCAATCAAGTGATTTCCAAGTGCCTCAATAAAGTCAGCAATGTAAAACCAATAGCACCTATACCGAAAAAGCCAGTATGCCAAGAGCCACAGATACAGCTGAAGCTGCCGACGAAAGCTCGCGGACCATTTATATTAAATCGTCCACTGTTGACATCGAAGATCACTAGGATGCCGACTGTGCAGAAAAAGCTGTACGCTAGCAATGCCTACACCTGGCTTCACTGTCCCCGTCCCCCGCCAACACAGCAACCCTTTGCTGGAGATTCGCCTGGAGTCGGCCTGAGAGCTGCTCTTGATATGGAAAAACCAGCGAAAAAGCCAAAGCGTGGATTGCGTCGTAAGCATCCGTATTGTGAGCTGCAATGTGGCATTGTTGAGAGCAAATGCACGGAATACGAATGGAGGAAATACAAAGAGGATCCGGTGGCATATGAAGAGGCCTTCAAGCGAGAGATGGCAGAGATGCGGCCAGAAATTGATCCCGAGCCGCAGAACTACGATGAGTTGTATGCACAATTGGTTTCGTGCTTTGAGAAGTCGCCTTACCGGGATCCACTTAAGAAGGCATACATAAAGTGCTGCGATGCGAATGCATTTGCCGATGACGATGCTGGCTTCGGTGGAGGTGCAGGCGGTGGTGGTGCAGGTGGTGGAGGAGCAGGCGGTGAAAGTGGCAAAGGTAAAGGGAAAGataaaggaaaaggaaaaggcaAAGGTGAAGACGATGAAGACTCATGGGATTCAGATGAAGGCAAAGATGTAGGTGGATTTGGTATAGAGGGCTATGGAGAGGATGATGGTGATGGTACGGGAGTAGGTGGTAAGGGTGGGAAGGGTGATAAAGATGGGAAGGGTGATAAAGATGGTCAAGGCGGTGGCAAAGGAGATGGCAAAGGAGATGGTAAAGGAGATGGCAAAGGAGATGGCAAAGGAGATGGCAAAGGAGATGGCAAAGGAGATGGCAAAGGAGATGGCAAAGGCGATGGAAAGGGAGATGGTGCAGGCGGCGGAAAAGAAGATGGCAAGGGAGGCGGTAAAGGTAAAGGAGATAAGGACAAAGACAAAGGTAAAGGCAAAGGAGATGGTGGCAAAGGCGATGGTGGCAAAGGCGATGGTGGCAAAGGCGGTGGAAAAAAACCAGGAGGAGGCGGAAAAAAGCCCGGCACCGGTGGAAAAAAGCCTGGTGATTCATCTTCTCAAACTGAACTACCACACGAAGGTAGCTCTTTCACAAATCCTTCTAATGTGTCCAAGAAGTCCTCCAAATTATCAAATGATTCACataaaaagaaaccaaaaccaCAAAAGGCCAAGCCTCCAAAATATTCTAAGCCTGTCATGGTAACTGAGACTGATATCTCAAAAGATTGCCCTTGCGAAGTTTGTCAGTTTATGAAACGGCGCCAGAAAGAGCCAGATTCACCGCTGATTCGCCAGCTAAAGCGTGAGGAGAAAAGACGGGAGCAACGTGATTATTTAAAGCGCATGTGTCATCGCCAAtacatcaaattgaaatatccAGATTATCCAGCTCCTGCCCATAGATGCGATGCTATTGAATTTGACAACTGCTTCTGCAGCAATCCAAAGATTGGTGAATATTGTGATTGTCTGAATGCCATGCAGGAACTGCAGAAATTGTTGGGTCCCAAGCATTGTATTGTGAACAATGAACTCTTGTTTAATGTGACGGATCTTAAGGATCGCATCTGTCGTCGTCTATGTGAGTGTCTTTAG
- the LOC133850960 gene encoding uncharacterized protein LOC133850960, producing MHSQKESYCLAKSLHQRESYSLAKSPHQKLDWSQISPYDVIQMKNCKLFKFRKSEMYPSIRPPVSQCDPDETAAWLTTSMEANGLGGFDPKLLKKSASVDVLNSHLNKTQEQLYKTEGKPHMVLDWSKITPCDLMRLQNCKAFDFKKRERYPSIKPPVSLCDPEWTAEWLANAVKDQGCRKLFNMENDDVVEIWKQSPQKDTLGFYGVGSDIQTPEAVQYNQVVSKCLRKVRPSKLKNRNHVTNIYTFSQKPPKASRNLILNRCLLESKVAEMPKVQQNLHPSTALRWLHCPNSIYNPFEKTQHDFKPVYQGKFAARRNQNYCNLKYEIPEKRCTEFEWMKYGQDPNLNDEKFKKEMELLERVLDNEPKSYDELYSQLVSCFEKEYNRDPLSESYYKCCQQYLKNKEQFGFTADDGASGGALGEGFGGGYGDERDQLGGDKANAVKGTKNTGVNFGHFGLALSSSEIFREGGAEAEELGTGDAGLGRPGDISSKGLGPGGASSKTLGLGETSSGKLRAGGAKSEGFGAAASSRVEVKKMRGKSNSRVPVKGDRSF from the exons ATGCATTCACAAAAAGAATCTTACTGTTTAGCGAAAAGTCTTCATCAACGAGAATCCTATTCTTTAGCGAAAAGTCCACATCAAAAGTTAGATTGGAGTCAGATAAGTCCTTACGAtgtaattcaaatgaaaaactgtAAGCTATTTAAATTTCGCAAGAGCGAAATGTATCCCAGCATTAGACCTCCTGTATCCCAATGCGATCCTGATGAGACGGCCGCTTGGCTAACAACATCGATGGAGGCCAACGGCTTGGGAGGTTTTGATCCGAAATTGTTGAAGAAATCTGCTAGTGTCGATGTGCTTAACTCCCATTTGAATAAGACGCAGGAACAGCTCTACAAGACGGAGGGAAAACCTCATATGGTGCTTGATTGGAGCAAAATTACACCCTGCGATTTGATGCGgttgcaaaactgcaaggcttttgattttaaaaaacGCGAAAGATATCCCAGTATCAAGCCACCAGTGTCGCTTTGCGATCCTGAGTGGACAGCTGAATGGCTAGCGAATGCTGTCAAGGATCAGGGTTGTCGTAAGCTATTCAACATGGAGAACGACGACGTTGTAGAAATATGGAAACAAAGTCCACAAAAAGATACGCTCGGCTTCTACGGAGTTGGCTCTGATATTCAGACACCGGAGGCCGTGCAATATAATCAAGTGGTGTCCAAGTGCTTAAGAAAAGTTCGACCCTCTAAATTGAAGAATAGAAATCATGTTACTAATATCTATACATTTTCACAAAAGCCTCCCAAGGCATCCCGCAATTTAATACTCAATCGCTGCTTGCTGGAGTCTAAAGTGGCAGAGATGCCAAAAGTTCAGCAAAACCTCCATCCAAGCACAGCTCTCAGATGGCTACATTGTCccaattcaatatataatccATTTGAGAAAACTCAACATGATTTTAAGCCTGTTTATCAGGGAAAGTTTGCTGCTAGGAGGAAtcaaaattattgcaatttgaaGTATGAAATTCCTGAGAAGAGGTGCACAGAATTTGAATGGATGAAATACGGACAAGATCCAAATTTAAATGATGAAAAATTCAAGAAGGAGATGGAGCTATTGGAAAGGGTTCTGGATAACGAGCCAAAGAGCTACGATGAGCTTTACTCTCAATTGGTATCTTGTTTTGAAAAGGAGTACAATCGAGATCCTCTATCAGAGTCTTATTATAAGTGCTGTCagcaatatttaaagaataaagaGCAATTTGGTTTCACCGCAGATGATGGGGCAAGTGGAGGCGCATTGGGAGAAGGTTTTGGCGGTGGATATGGTGACGAACGGGATCAATTAGGTGGTGACAAAGCGAACGCTGTTAAAGGTACAAAAAATACGGGTGTTAACTTTGGGCACTTCGGATTAGCATTGTCAAGTTCAGAAATCTTTAGAGAAGGTGGTGCAGAAGCTGAAGAGCTTGGAACAGGAGACGCAGGCTTAGGACGCCCTGGAGATATCAGCTCAAAAGGCCTAGGGCCAGGAG GTGCCAGCTCAAAAACCTTAGGACTGGGAGAAACCAGCTCTGGAAAGCTACGAGCGGGAGGTGCAAAATCTGAAGGCTTTGGAGCAGCAGCTTCAAGTAGAGTTGAAGTTAAAAAAATGCGAGGCAAAAGCAACTCTCGTGTTCCTGTTAAAGGCGATAGATCTTTTTAA
- the LOC133850957 gene encoding uncharacterized protein LOC133850957 isoform X3, whose translation MRKEQKEVFPYTEGLTPYNVIRMQNVKTYKYRKDEMYPSIRPPVSQCGAVETAEWLADAMEVSGLERPLWNHNQPECLKGESFIQEPSKSNEKRFNLCKTPRLPRREMKLTAAQRQLDWNKLTPTDLMRMQNCRTFDYHPCERYPTIRPPISECSPLQTAEWLSDAVEASGCNRLFDMQTDDIVEVWKRSPGKETLGFYGVGAGIQKPEAIEFNQVISKCLNKVSNVKPIAPIPKKPVCQEPQIQLKLPTKARGPFILNRPLLTSKITRMPTVQKKLYASNAYTWLHCPRPPPTQQPFAGDSPGVGLRAALDMEKPAKKPKRGLRRKHPYCELQCGIVESKCTEYEWRKYKEDPVAYEEAFKREMAEMRPEIDPEPQNYDELYAQLVSCFEKSPYRDPLKKAYIKCCDANAFADDDAGFGGGAGGGGAGGGGAGGESGKGKGKDKGKGKGKGEDDEDSWDSDEGKDVGGFGIEGYGEDDGDGTGVGGKGGKGDKDGKGDGKGDGKGDGKGDGKGDGKGDGKGDGKGDGAGGGKEDGKGGGKGKGDKDKDKGKGKGDGGKGDGGKGDGGKGGGKKPGGGGKKPGTGGKKPGDSSSQTELPHEGSSFTNPSNVSKKSSKLSNDSHKKKPKPQKAKPPKYSKPVMVTETDISKDCPCEVCQFMKRRQKEPDSPLIRQLKREEKRREQRDYLKRMCHRQYIKLKYPDYPAPAHRCDAIEFDNCFCSNPKIGEYCDCLNAMQELQKLLGPKHCIVNNELLFNVTDLKDRICRRLCECL comes from the exons ATGCGCAAAGAGCAAAAGGAAGTCTTTCCATACACTGAAGGCCTTACTCCATACAATGTAATACGAATGCAGAATGTCAAGACCTACAAATATCGCAAAGATGAAATGTATCCGAGCATCAGGCCACCAGTTTCGCAATGCGGCGCAGTAGAAACTGCGGAATGGCTGGCGGATGCCATGGAAGTGAGTGGCCTGGAGCGTCCGCTATGGAATCACAATCAACCAGAATGCCTCAAGGGTGAAAGCTTTATTCAAGAACCGTCGAAATCCAATGAGAAGCGATTCAATTTGTGCAAAACTCCCAGATTGCCCAGAAGAGAGATGAAACTCACAGCTGCGCAAAGGCAATTGGACTGGAATAAACTCACGCCCACAGACTTGATGCGAATGCAGAACTGCCGCACATTTGACTATCACCCCTGTGAAAGGTATCCCACCATAAGGCCACCAATATCCGAGTGTAGTCCACTGCAGACTGCCGAGTGGCTGTCGGATGCAGTCGAAGCGAGTGGCTGCAATCGACTGTTTGATATGCAGACCGATGATATCGTTGAGGTTTGGAAACGTAGTCCAGGAAAAGAAACACTTGGCTTTTACGGCGTGGGAGCTGGCATACAGAAGCCTGAGGCTATAGAGTTCAATCAAGTGATTTCCAAGTGCCTCAATAAAGTCAGCAATGTAAAACCAATAGCACCTATACCGAAAAAGCCAGTATGCCAAGAGCCACAGATACAGCTGAAGCTGCCGACGAAAGCTCGCGGACCATTTATATTAAATCGTCCACTGTTGACATCGAAGATCACTAGGATGCCGACTGTGCAGAAAAAGCTGTACGCTAGCAATGCCTACACCTGGCTTCACTGTCCCCGTCCCCCGCCAACACAGCAACCCTTTGCTGGAGATTCGCCTGGAGTCGGCCTGAGAGCTGCTCTTGATATGGAAAAACCAGCGAAAAAGCCAAAGCGTGGATTGCGTCGTAAGCATCCGTATTGTGAGCTGCAATGTGGCATTGTTGAGAGCAAATGCACGGAATACGAATGGAGGAAATACAAAGAGGATCCGGTGGCATATGAAGAGGCCTTCAAGCGAGAGATGGCAGAGATGCGGCCAGAAATTGATCCCGAGCCGCAGAACTACGATGAGTTGTATGCACAATTGGTTTCGTGCTTTGAGAAGTCGCCTTACCGGGATCCACTTAAGAAGGCATACATAAAGTGCTGCGATGCGAATGCATTTGCCGATGACGATGCTGGCTTCGGTGGAGGTGCAGGCGGTGGTGGTGCAGGTGGTGGAGGAGCAGGCGGTGAAAGTGGCAAAGGTAAAGGGAAAGataaaggaaaaggaaaaggcaAAGGTGAAGACGATGAAGACTCATGGGATTCAGATGAAGGCAAAGATGTAGGTGGATTTGGTATAGAGGGCTATGGAGAGGATGATGGTGATGGTACGGGAGTAGGTGGTAAGGGTGGGAAGGGTGATAAAGATGGGAAGG GAGATGGCAAAGGAGATGGCAAAGGAGATGGCAAAGGAGATGGCAAAGGAGATGGCAAAGGAGATGGCAAAGGCGATGGAAAGGGAGATGGTGCAGGCGGCGGAAAAGAAGATGGCAAGGGAGGCGGTAAAGGTAAAGGAGATAAGGACAAAGACAAAGGTAAAGGCAAAGGAGATGGTGGCAAAGGCGATGGTGGCAAAGGCGATGGTGGCAAAGGCGGTGGAAAAAAACCAGGAGGAGGCGGAAAAAAGCCCGGCACCGGTGGAAAAAAGCCTGGTGATTCATCTTCTCAAACTGAACTACCACACGAAGGTAGCTCTTTCACAAATCCTTCTAATGTGTCCAAGAAGTCCTCCAAATTATCAAATGATTCACataaaaagaaaccaaaaccaCAAAAGGCCAAGCCTCCAAAATATTCTAAGCCTGTCATGGTAACTGAGACTGATATCTCAAAAGATTGCCCTTGCGAAGTTTGTCAGTTTATGAAACGGCGCCAGAAAGAGCCAGATTCACCGCTGATTCGCCAGCTAAAGCGTGAGGAGAAAAGACGGGAGCAACGTGATTATTTAAAGCGCATGTGTCATCGCCAAtacatcaaattgaaatatccAGATTATCCAGCTCCTGCCCATAGATGCGATGCTATTGAATTTGACAACTGCTTCTGCAGCAATCCAAAGATTGGTGAATATTGTGATTGTCTGAATGCCATGCAGGAACTGCAGAAATTGTTGGGTCCCAAGCATTGTATTGTGAACAATGAACTCTTGTTTAATGTGACGGATCTTAAGGATCGCATCTGTCGTCGTCTATGTGAGTGTCTTTAG